The genomic region GGGAAGGAGGAATCGCGCAACACCGGGTGCTACCTGGAGGTGGTGAAGCACCAGAAGCTCGTCTGGACCATCGCCCTGGAGCCCGGCTTCCGTCCGGCGAAGTCCTCCGGGATTCCCAGCTTCACCGCCACCATCCTGCTGGAGCCCCGGGGCAAGGGAACGAAGTACACCGCCATCGCGATGCACCAGGATGCGGCGGGCGCCCAGCGCCACGCCGAGATGGGCTTCCACGAAGGCTGGGGCACGGTGTTCAACCAGCTGGTTGAGGTGGCCCAGACGCTGTAGCGCGGCCCTCCTTCAGACATCGAACCAGGGAATGCCTCCCCCGGCCAGGAGCCGGTGCAGCAACACGCCAATCCCCGCCGAGCCCGTGGCGTAGTCGGTGGAGATGCGAAGGAGGCCCTCGCCGGGAGTGACCCAGCCCGTGGGCCGGGGGATGGCGAAGAGCAAGGAGCGCTCGGCGAAGCGCCGGGCCTCCTCCGCGTCTCCGGGCTCACCGGTGTGCTGGTGGAGATCCACGAACAGGTGGCCCAGCCCCGCCATGCCATAGAAGTGCGAGGGAAAGACGCTGTACTGGCCCTGGAGCCCCTGGGCCATGCGCTGGGCGAGTTGGAGGTAGCGCGGCTCGCCCAGTACCCCATGGAAGCGCAGCGCGATGGCGGCGAGCCCCGCGCCCCCCAGGGCCCAGTACGGGTAGAGGATCCGCTCGCGTTCCGAGCGATGGAACAGCAGCGCTCCGTCCTGCGCCACGCCCTGGCCAAGATCATGCTCGAGCAGGGCCCGCGCCCGCTCCAGGTGCACCCGCTCCCCCGTGGCCTCGTACAGCCGCAGCAGGAAGTAGCCGATGCCCGCGCTTCCGTGGGCGAGCCCACAGTAAACGTCTCCCTCGTTGACGTAGCGGAGGCCCGCGGGGGTCTCCTCCAGCTTCGCCTCGATGCGCTCGAAGGCCTCCAGGGCCTGGCGCAGGTAATGGCGAGCGCCCAGCCGCTTGAGGAAGAACAGCTGGGTAAGCCCCCACCCCGCGTCGCCGTAGAACAGATCCGCGCCCTGGCCAAGCAACGGGGAGTCCGCCGACAGGGCCAGGAGCCGCTCCGCAGGCTCGCGCTGCCCCAGCTCCAGCAGGCTCCAGGCAATGCCCGA from Stigmatella erecta harbors:
- a CDS encoding SRPBCC family protein encodes the protein MTAPLAYQPDPKLDLVLERVTEASPERVWLAWTQPEHLKKWFAPRPWTTEECEVDLRPGGIFRTVMRSPDGKEESRNTGCYLEVVKHQKLVWTIALEPGFRPAKSSGIPSFTATILLEPRGKGTKYTAIAMHQDAAGAQRHAEMGFHEGWGTVFNQLVEVAQTL